In Brevibacillus brevis, a genomic segment contains:
- a CDS encoding LacI family DNA-binding transcriptional regulator, with protein sequence MKKTIYDVAREANVSIATVSKVINNTGRIGEKTRQRVLQVMKELDYQPSLVASALTGKSTYSIGLLIPDLANPFFAELARSIEDRGHELGYSIVMCSTDYRPEKESKYISLLKQKSVDGFILASGFQNDAVIRDLLNLKIPIAVLARDVSTVSVDTVTVDDFIGGYNATQHLLDLGHQQIGAIQLDLEVGRERTRGYRHALQENGLEYDEKYVLFGPSSVEGGKQMGLKMLQAAERPTAIFAGNDLVAIGIIQAARELGLSIPDDVSVVGYDNTILAAISNPPLTTVAQPFHDMGRQVMDLLIEEIKGEKKGKKRVVMLPELCVRESTKRIRK encoded by the coding sequence ATGAAAAAAACCATTTATGATGTGGCAAGGGAAGCGAACGTGTCTATTGCAACCGTGTCCAAGGTCATCAACAACACGGGGCGGATCGGGGAAAAGACGCGCCAAAGAGTATTGCAGGTCATGAAGGAGCTGGATTACCAGCCGAGCCTCGTGGCTTCCGCCTTGACGGGCAAGTCGACGTACTCCATCGGCCTGTTGATTCCCGACCTGGCGAACCCGTTCTTTGCCGAGCTGGCGCGAAGTATCGAGGACCGGGGCCACGAGCTGGGCTACAGCATCGTCATGTGCAGCACGGACTATCGCCCGGAAAAGGAGTCGAAGTACATCTCGCTGCTTAAGCAAAAGAGCGTGGACGGGTTTATTCTTGCGTCCGGATTTCAAAATGATGCCGTGATCCGCGACTTGCTGAATCTGAAAATTCCGATCGCCGTACTGGCCCGCGACGTCTCCACTGTGTCCGTCGATACGGTAACCGTGGATGATTTCATCGGCGGCTACAACGCGACACAGCATTTGCTCGACCTGGGCCATCAGCAGATTGGCGCAATCCAGCTCGATCTGGAGGTCGGCCGGGAGCGCACGCGCGGTTACCGCCACGCCTTGCAGGAAAATGGTTTGGAATATGATGAAAAATACGTCCTTTTTGGTCCGTCGTCTGTAGAAGGCGGCAAACAGATGGGCTTGAAAATGCTGCAGGCTGCTGAACGGCCAACCGCCATTTTCGCAGGCAATGATTTGGTCGCGATTGGGATTATCCAGGCGGCGAGAGAGCTGGGGCTGTCGATTCCCGATGACGTCTCAGTAGTCGGCTACGACAACACGATTCTCGCTGCTATCTCCAATCCGCCGCTAACGACGGTCGCCCAGCCGTTTCACGATATGGGCCGGCAAGTGATGGACCTGTTGATCGAGGAAATCAAAGGGGAAAAGAAAGGGAAAAAGCGGGTAGTGATGCTGCCGGAACTGTGCGTGCGCGAATCGACCAAACGAATCAGAAAATGA
- a CDS encoding IS3 family transposase (programmed frameshift) — translation MPPKKGQTFNRYDEVTKKEAVRLRLEEQWSYPMIRGKLGIKSDAQIISWVRKHQNGESFEDYRGRWNKKHFSSMEEENAYLKAQVEYPKKAQSESARGGKLDQQARYRTIEKMSKNHPIVMLCKIAEVSRAGFYKWKATMGCREARIEKDSDLKEHLLAIHRIRPYFGYKRMRTALYKEGFHVNHKKVRRLMRELGIRSVIRKKRPFAGCKPSVVFPNVLNREFTAEVVLHKFVTDITYVRVGHDFVYLSVVLDLYNNEVVAWELSARNDLQLVLDTVKQLKAKGAILHSDQGFQYTTKSYSNLLEEKELIGSHSRRGNCFDNACIESFFSHLKTEKLYLEKPGCEATARKLITDYIDYYNNERFQKKLGDLSPVEYRAAIAA, via the exons ATGCCACCAAAGAAAGGGCAAACATTTAATCGTTATGACGAGGTGACCAAGAAAGAAGCCGTTCGCCTGCGTTTGGAAGAACAGTGGAGCTATCCGATGATACGGGGAAAACTCGGGATTAAAAGTGATGCACAAATTATCAGTTGGGTACGGAAGCACCAGAATGGTGAATCATTTGAGGATTACCGTGGGCGTTGGAATAAGAAACATTTTAGCAGCATGGAAGAGGAAAATGCTTACTTGAAAGCGCAGGTAGAATACC CTAAAAAAGCTCAATCCGAATCTGCACGGGGAGGGAAGTTGGATCAGCAAGCCCGGTATCGAACCATCGAAAAAATGAGCAAGAACCATCCAATCGTCATGTTGTGCAAGATCGCTGAAGTATCCCGGGCTGGTTTCTATAAGTGGAAGGCCACTATGGGATGCCGCGAAGCTCGCATCGAAAAAGACAGCGATCTCAAAGAACATCTTTTAGCGATTCATCGTATCAGACCATATTTCGGCTACAAACGTATGCGTACCGCTCTGTACAAAGAAGGGTTTCATGTGAATCACAAGAAAGTGCGACGACTCATGCGAGAGCTGGGAATTCGCTCCGTGATCCGCAAGAAACGACCGTTTGCGGGTTGTAAACCATCCGTAGTCTTTCCTAATGTTCTTAACCGCGAATTTACCGCAGAAGTGGTCTTGCACAAATTTGTAACGGACATTACCTATGTTCGGGTCGGACACGATTTTGTTTATTTATCGGTTGTGTTAGACCTGTACAATAACGAAGTCGTAGCCTGGGAGCTATCTGCGCGCAACGATTTGCAGTTGGTATTGGATACGGTAAAACAATTGAAGGCAAAAGGCGCCATTCTCCATTCAGACCAAGGATTTCAATACACAACGAAATCATACAGCAATCTTTTGGAGGAAAAAGAACTGATTGGAAGCCATTCCAGACGTGGAAATTGCTTTGATAACGCATGTATCGAGTCGTTCTTTTCCCACCTGAAAACCGAAAAGCTTTACCTTGAAAAGCCAGGATGTGAGGCTACTGCGCGCAAATTGATTACAGATTATATCGATTACTACAACAACGAACGTTTCCAGAAAAAACTGGGCGATCTCTCCCCGGTGGAATACCGAGCAGCGATCGCCGCATAG
- a CDS encoding LacI family DNA-binding transcriptional regulator, whose protein sequence is MKPTIYDVAKKAGVSIATVSKVINNTGRISEKTKNKVWKVIGSLNYQQNVIATALTGKHTYTIGLLIPDLSNLFFAELARSIEDRGNELGYNLVICSTDYNPDKEAKYIELLKRKNVDGFILASGFENTLEVEKLIAEKYPVAIVARDVPAFNVNAVCIDDFQGGYDAASYLIELGHQKIAIIARDVWSNRERIRGFRKALEDHGGIREYAFSQFTLESNVPWGKKIALDYLNSPDPPTAFFACNDLLAIGAIEAIREKKLRVPEDISVVGFDNTVIATIIDPQLTTIAQPIQNMGREVMDLIVAEIKGEKQYKSRIVLNTKRIVRDSTTRLKKERSISKQKSNA, encoded by the coding sequence ATGAAGCCGACCATTTACGATGTAGCAAAGAAAGCGGGGGTGTCGATTGCTACTGTCTCGAAAGTCATCAACAATACCGGCCGAATCAGCGAGAAAACGAAAAATAAAGTATGGAAGGTCATTGGCAGCCTGAACTATCAGCAAAATGTGATCGCTACTGCACTGACCGGGAAGCATACGTACACCATCGGACTTTTGATTCCGGATTTGTCGAACCTGTTTTTCGCCGAGCTGGCGCGCAGCATCGAAGACCGCGGGAATGAGCTAGGGTACAACCTGGTCATTTGCAGCACGGACTACAACCCCGACAAAGAAGCGAAGTATATCGAGCTGTTGAAGCGAAAAAATGTAGACGGGTTCATTTTGGCCTCGGGCTTCGAGAACACCTTGGAGGTGGAAAAGCTGATCGCGGAAAAGTATCCGGTCGCCATCGTCGCTCGCGACGTCCCAGCCTTCAATGTGAACGCGGTGTGCATTGACGATTTTCAGGGCGGGTACGATGCGGCCTCCTACCTGATCGAGCTGGGCCATCAAAAAATCGCGATTATCGCCCGCGACGTCTGGAGCAACCGGGAAAGAATCCGCGGCTTTCGCAAAGCGCTGGAAGATCATGGCGGGATTCGCGAGTACGCTTTCAGCCAGTTTACGCTGGAGTCGAACGTCCCGTGGGGCAAAAAAATCGCGCTCGATTATTTGAACTCCCCCGACCCGCCGACTGCCTTTTTTGCCTGTAACGACCTGCTGGCAATCGGGGCAATCGAGGCGATCCGTGAGAAAAAGCTGCGCGTCCCGGAGGATATCTCGGTCGTAGGTTTTGACAATACGGTAATTGCGACGATCATTGATCCGCAGTTGACGACGATTGCCCAGCCGATTCAGAACATGGGGCGCGAAGTGATGGACCTGATCGTGGCCGAGATCAAAGGGGAAAAGCAATACAAAAGCAGAATCGTGCTGAATACGAAACGCATCGTCCGCGACTCGACCACGCGGCTGAAAAAAGAGAGAAGTATAAGCAAGCAAAAGTCAAACGCCTAG
- the fba gene encoding class II fructose-1,6-bisphosphate aldolase: protein MPLVSMTAMLNKAVQEKYAVGQFNINNLEFTQAILQAAEEEQSPVILGVSEGAARYMGGFKLIVGLVKSLIEEYKITVDVAIHLDHGSSFEKCVEAIHAGFTSVMIDGSHHPLEENIAITKKVVEVAHVLGVSVEAELGRIGGQEDDLVVDDAEAMYAIPAECDRLAKETGVDCLAPALGSVHGPYKGEPKLGFDRMEEVQKLTGLPLVLHGGTGIPTQHIRRAISLGTAKINVNTENQIASAAAVRKVLAENPNVYDPRKYLGPAREAIKDAVKGKMREFGSSGKA from the coding sequence ATGCCACTCGTATCCATGACAGCGATGCTGAACAAGGCAGTACAAGAAAAGTATGCAGTCGGACAGTTCAACATTAACAATCTGGAGTTTACGCAAGCGATTTTGCAGGCGGCAGAGGAGGAACAATCTCCGGTTATTTTGGGAGTCAGTGAAGGCGCGGCTCGCTACATGGGCGGCTTCAAGCTGATTGTCGGCCTGGTGAAGTCGTTGATCGAGGAGTACAAGATCACGGTTGACGTCGCCATTCATCTCGACCACGGCTCTTCCTTCGAAAAGTGCGTGGAAGCGATTCATGCCGGGTTTACTTCCGTCATGATCGACGGCTCGCACCATCCGCTGGAGGAGAACATCGCGATTACGAAAAAGGTCGTCGAGGTCGCTCATGTGCTCGGAGTATCCGTAGAGGCGGAACTCGGGCGAATCGGCGGGCAGGAAGACGATCTCGTGGTCGATGACGCCGAAGCGATGTACGCCATTCCGGCCGAGTGCGACAGGCTGGCGAAGGAAACAGGAGTGGACTGCCTGGCCCCGGCGCTCGGGTCTGTGCACGGACCGTACAAAGGGGAGCCGAAGCTCGGCTTTGACCGTATGGAGGAAGTGCAAAAGCTGACCGGATTGCCGCTGGTGCTGCACGGAGGGACGGGCATCCCTACCCAGCATATTCGGCGAGCGATTTCTTTGGGCACAGCGAAAATCAACGTCAACACGGAAAACCAGATCGCCTCGGCAGCCGCCGTTCGCAAAGTGCTGGCCGAAAACCCGAACGTCTACGATCCGCGCAAATATTTGGGCCCTGCCCGAGAGGCGATCAAAGACGCGGTGAAAGGAAAGATGAGAGAGTTTGGCTCCTCGGGAAAAGCGTAG
- a CDS encoding YolD-like family protein produces MASKIDNMFAASRFVLPEQRELYLQHREDMKLVKMPELEQDELESFHYLIRDSAREDYAITITWWQPVKEDLGKIFSMWGVIKWMDQNSRRVKLVNDEESRWIQMEAIIDVIP; encoded by the coding sequence ATGGCGAGCAAAATAGACAATATGTTTGCAGCATCCCGATTTGTGCTGCCAGAGCAGCGCGAGCTGTATCTGCAGCACAGGGAGGATATGAAGCTGGTAAAGATGCCGGAACTCGAGCAAGACGAGCTTGAGTCATTTCATTACCTCATCAGAGACTCGGCCCGCGAGGACTATGCAATCACCATCACCTGGTGGCAGCCAGTCAAAGAGGACTTGGGCAAAATCTTCAGCATGTGGGGCGTGATCAAGTGGATGGATCAAAACAGCCGGCGGGTTAAACTGGTGAACGATGAGGAGAGCCGGTGGATTCAGATGGAAGCAATCATTGACGTAATTCCATAA
- the istA gene encoding IS21 family transposase has protein sequence MLKVPQQQYIRFLREVEGCSIQEIAERVQVNWRTAKKYADRDDWNEPVCKRKGRHPVLGPYLEIIDTWLEDDERLPRKQRHTAVRMFQRLRDEYGFPGGQRTVSEYVSKRKKAMAAERAEHFERLEHPGGEAQADFGTVYVVKSGELVERKVLTLSFPYSNAAFVFPVPKENTECFLEALGRLFQQMGGVPRKIWFDNLSAAVVSIQQGGKRECTEAFRRFCAHYRFEPLFCNPYSGHEKGHVENKVGYGRRNWCVPPPVIDTPEQLETYLAEAARADMQRPHYVKKQTIAELWEQEKCKLLTLPTTPLEIFRLETCHLNKYAELSFDAALFPLPQCRAMQPVLVKVKWDVLEVLTADGTYTPIVTLPRPYTEKVISVDWKAVLKRYEKRPRAVMYSSFTNMMPQALQTFLTVEDMNARKARIRLLHRLLDTYTLEEIGQVLGELSHQQEHLAVALEHALYAIKHPVFRPEPFSESHTPPALHGQIPMLDEYDRILGVRVE, from the coding sequence ATGTTGAAAGTGCCACAACAACAGTATATCCGATTTTTGCGAGAAGTCGAAGGGTGTTCGATTCAGGAAATTGCGGAACGTGTCCAGGTGAATTGGCGAACCGCCAAGAAATATGCGGATCGCGACGATTGGAATGAACCGGTATGCAAGCGAAAAGGCCGCCATCCGGTGTTGGGACCGTACTTAGAGATTATTGACACATGGCTGGAGGATGATGAGCGTCTTCCACGCAAGCAACGCCATACAGCCGTCCGCATGTTTCAGCGGTTACGGGATGAGTACGGCTTCCCTGGCGGGCAGCGAACGGTATCCGAATATGTCTCCAAACGGAAGAAAGCCATGGCAGCCGAACGAGCCGAACATTTTGAGCGTTTGGAGCATCCAGGTGGAGAAGCTCAGGCTGACTTCGGGACGGTGTACGTGGTCAAGTCGGGAGAACTGGTGGAGCGGAAAGTATTGACCCTGTCGTTTCCGTACAGCAATGCCGCCTTTGTGTTCCCGGTTCCGAAAGAAAACACGGAATGCTTTCTGGAGGCCTTAGGGCGGCTATTTCAGCAAATGGGAGGGGTTCCTCGCAAGATTTGGTTTGACAACTTGTCCGCTGCTGTTGTGTCCATCCAGCAAGGCGGAAAACGAGAGTGTACGGAAGCGTTTCGGCGTTTCTGCGCCCATTACCGCTTTGAGCCCCTGTTTTGCAATCCATACAGCGGCCATGAGAAAGGCCATGTGGAAAACAAAGTGGGGTATGGACGCCGGAACTGGTGTGTTCCGCCACCGGTTATCGATACGCCGGAACAACTGGAGACGTATTTGGCGGAAGCTGCCCGTGCGGATATGCAGCGCCCTCACTATGTGAAAAAGCAAACCATTGCCGAGTTGTGGGAGCAAGAAAAATGCAAGCTGCTGACGCTGCCGACGACACCGCTGGAGATTTTCCGGCTGGAGACGTGCCACCTGAACAAATACGCTGAGCTGTCGTTTGACGCGGCTCTCTTCCCGTTGCCGCAGTGTCGGGCCATGCAGCCGGTTTTGGTGAAAGTCAAGTGGGATGTGCTGGAGGTGTTAACGGCAGACGGGACATATACCCCGATTGTGACATTGCCTCGTCCCTATACGGAGAAAGTCATTTCAGTAGATTGGAAGGCGGTATTGAAGAGATATGAAAAACGCCCGCGGGCGGTGATGTATTCTTCCTTTACCAACATGATGCCTCAGGCGCTCCAAACGTTTTTGACGGTGGAAGACATGAATGCACGAAAAGCACGAATTCGCCTGCTCCATCGATTGCTCGACACCTATACGTTGGAGGAAATCGGGCAAGTACTGGGAGAATTGTCGCATCAGCAAGAGCATCTGGCTGTTGCCTTGGAGCATGCCCTTTACGCGATA
- a CDS encoding YolD-like family protein gives MALFVDETKLVQRPTIDEDEQMEYGYMITESQKDGKTVTIRWWHPVKVKEKLGEIRKITGVVKKIDTSNRRIRVENMHDSVWIDVAKIVRVSTN, from the coding sequence ATGGCTCTGTTTGTGGATGAAACTAAACTCGTACAGCGCCCAACAATCGACGAAGACGAACAAATGGAATACGGCTACATGATTACGGAGAGTCAGAAGGACGGGAAAACTGTCACCATACGCTGGTGGCATCCGGTGAAGGTGAAAGAGAAACTGGGCGAAATCCGCAAAATAACCGGCGTGGTAAAGAAGATCGATACGTCCAACCGCCGTATCCGGGTGGAAAACATGCACGACAGCGTCTGGATCGACGTTGCAAAGATTGTCCGTGTATCAACAAATTGA